The following nucleotide sequence is from Planifilum fimeticola.
GTCGCAGGTCCCTTCCGCCGGGGAACGCTGTATTTGAAAAATGCCGAGAAGATTCCGGCAAAGGTTCAAAAGCGGCTTGGCGCACTGATCGCCGATGAGGGGGATGGACCGCGTTGGCTGATTTCAACCGTCGTGGATTTGGGGAAAGAAGTTCGCCGGGGAGCTTTTGACCGCAAGCTTTATCAGTTGTTGGGGCGGGCACATCTCCCGCTGCCTCCCCTTCGAGAACGAAAAGAGGATATGGACGATTTGATCCCCCTGTTTATTGCCGAGGGCAATTCCAAGTATGGAAAATCCATCGTCGGAATGGAGAGTGAACTGATCGAAGAGTTGAAAAGGTTGACCTGGCCGGGGAACATTGAGGAGTTAAAAAGGGCGGTTGAGGCGATGGTATTGAAATCGGATGGCCATTACATCGGCCGGCGTGAAACCGCGGACATCCTGGAGCGGTTGAAACAGGAAGCATCCCGGCCGGTTGGTCGGGAGCTGGACTGGACGGGCACTTTAGAGGAAATGGAAATACAGATTATTCAAAGGGTGTTGGTTGAGGAGGGGATGAATCAAACCCGCGCCGCCCAACGCCTCGGCATCAATCGGTCCACGTTGTGGCGCAAATTGCAAAATGTCCATCGTGAAACACCTCCCGGAAATAAAAGGTAGTCCATAAAATATTGCAAAATGGCACAACATAAACTATCATTTTTAATGAAAGCGCTATTTTTCGTTGTTTTGTTGCATTTTTAAACATCCGGGGGTGTGCTGATGAGAATAAAGCGGGCCATGGAGCGAATCCCTGGTGGATTGATGGTGATTCCCCTGTTGCTGGGGGCCTTCATCAACACGTTTTTTCCCGATTTGCTCCGAATCGGAAACTTTACTCAGCAGTTGTTCGTGGATGGGTCCGGAACACTGATTGCTTTATTCCTGTTGTGTACAGGTGCGCAGATCAACTTGCGCAGTTTTGGTGTCAGTCTGGCGAAGGGGGCAACTCTGCTCACAGTTAAGTGGGTGGTGGGTGCGGCCTTCGGACTGATCGCCTATTTGTTGGCCGGACCGGACGGTCTGTGGTTGGGACTCGCACCGCTGGCGATTGTGGCGGCAATGACCAACAGCAACGGAGGATTGTATGTCGCCCTTGTCGGCCAGTATGGAAAGGAAGACGATCGGGCGGCCTATTCACTGCTTGCCTTAAACGACGGGCCTTTTTTGACCATGGTGGCGTTGGCTCTTTTCGGGGCGATGGGATTTGTCGAAGGCATGTTCTCCATAAAGGATTTTATTTCCGTGCTCCTCCCGATTCTCGTCGGGATGGTGCTGGGCAATTTGGATGAGGAAATGCGCTCCTTCCTCGCCAAGGGGAGTGACATGCTGATTCC
It contains:
- a CDS encoding 2-keto-3-deoxygluconate permease, producing the protein MRIKRAMERIPGGLMVIPLLLGAFINTFFPDLLRIGNFTQQLFVDGSGTLIALFLLCTGAQINLRSFGVSLAKGATLLTVKWVVGAAFGLIAYLLAGPDGLWLGLAPLAIVAAMTNSNGGLYVALVGQYGKEDDRAAYSLLALNDGPFLTMVALALFGAMGFVEGMFSIKDFISVLLPILVGMVLGNLDEEMRSFLAKGSDMLIPFFAFALGMGIDFAKIVEGGLGGILLGIMTVFFTGTAGYLVFKWFGWNPIVGAAEGSTAGNAVATPAAIAAANASFASIAPLATVQVAASTVTTAFLLPLYIAFLVKRLERKAAMKK